The following proteins are co-located in the Primulina tabacum isolate GXHZ01 unplaced genomic scaffold, ASM2559414v2 Contig418, whole genome shotgun sequence genome:
- the LOC142534185 gene encoding homeobox-leucine zipper protein HAT5-like encodes MEGEMTNGLSKNERISGAPEVLDSFWVSDSSSPSFLGSTTMLNFEDIQGKNNFEKPFLSKIDDKSDNGNEDFDECFRHQEKKRRLLPEQVQFLEKSFDLENKLEPERKVKLAEELGLQPRQVAIWFQNRRARYKTKQLEKEYDSLKASFDLLKEDYDALYKENERLKIEVHFLEEKLPKIEPFDPTSPLDFQPTKKPIIAPNAATVMACKQEDASSSARSDVFDSDSPRYTDSVLVAEPTDSSHATEPYASDEDDNIRRRLLPSSSCLPKLELQSYDDLQPNSCNLGFPVQDQGTWLWQC; translated from the exons ATGGAGGGTGAGATGACAAATGGTTTGTCGAAGAATGAAAGGATTTCTGGTGCTCCTGAGGTTCTTGACTCCTTCTGGGTTTCAGATTCTTCTTCCCCTTCTTTTCTAG GTTCTACCACAATGCTGAACTTCGAAGATATTCAAGGCAAAAACAATTTCGAGAAGCCTTTCCTATCAAAGATTGACGATAAATCAGACAACGGCAACGAGGATTTTGACGAATGTTTCCGACATCAGGAGAAAAAGAGACGGCTCCTACCGGAGCAAGTCCAGTTTCTTGAAAAAAGTTTTGATTTGGAAAACAAACTTGAACCTGAGAGGAAGGTCAAACTTGCTgaagaacttggtttgcagccTAGGCAAGTAGCCATTTGGTTTCAGAACCGACGAGCCCGGTACAAAACGAAGCAGCTAGAGAAAGAGTATGACTCTTTAAAAGCAAGTTTCGATCTACTCAAGGAGGATTATGATGCCCTTTACAAAGAAAACGAGAGATTGAAGATCGAG GTTCATTTTCTCGAGGAGAAGTTACCCAAGATCGAACCATTTGATCCCACGAGCCCACTGGACTTCCAACCTACAAAGAAGCCAATTATTGCACCAAATGCCGCAACAGTCATGGCTTGCAAGCAAGAAGATGCATCAAGCTCGGCGAGGAGCGACGTTTTCGACTCCGACAGCCCACGTTACACCGACTCGGTTTTGGTGGCCGAACCCACTGATTCTTCACATGCTACTGAGCCATACGCTTCTGATGAAGATGACAATATCAGGAGGAGGCTATTACCATCCTCATCATGCTTGCCTAAACTTGAACTTCAATCTTACGATGATTTGCAGCCAAATTCATGCAATTTGGGGTTCCCTGTCCAAGATCAAGGCACTTGGCTGTGGCAATGTTGA